One genomic window of Paraburkholderia phytofirmans PsJN includes the following:
- the istA gene encoding IS21 family transposase, with amino-acid sequence MYQYRQVLVRMRQGDSDRDIDRSKIMGRKKLAAVREIATERGWLSPGNALPDDTQLATAFSRKEFLPASCISSAEPWREQIAQWHDAGVPGTTIHGALVRNHGYEGSYSSVYRLLQQLKAELTPDVPMRLEFKPADAAQVDFGAGPTITDAHTGEIHKTWFFVMTLCWSRHQYVEFVRDQSVDTWLLCHRHAFEWFNGVVARVIIDNPKCAIVKACIYEPEVQRAYAQCAEGYSFKVDPCPPRDPAKKGIVESGVKYVKSSFLPLREFRDLDDANRQAQAWVMQEASTRTHGTTREVPLKRFEDVEQALLLPLPDVQPELATWARVKVHRDAHVQFQRAYYSVPFRLAGKDLWLKATATMVQLYYEHELSASHVRQTAPGTRSTVADHMPPAAQAWQLHDTQWCLREAQRIGPSCHALVHALFGDQVLIKLRAVQGVLRFAQQFGASRLEAACRRANHFGTPSYKAVKLILQKGLDQSWLSTEPAESSATTYTHGGRFCRDTQTLLIH; translated from the coding sequence ATGTACCAATATCGACAGGTTCTGGTGCGAATGCGCCAGGGTGACTCCGACCGGGATATCGACCGGTCGAAGATCATGGGCCGTAAGAAGCTGGCAGCCGTGCGTGAGATCGCAACCGAACGCGGGTGGCTTTCTCCGGGCAACGCTCTGCCGGATGACACGCAGCTCGCTACAGCGTTTAGTCGCAAGGAATTCCTGCCAGCGAGCTGTATCTCGTCAGCCGAACCATGGCGCGAGCAGATTGCACAGTGGCACGACGCGGGCGTGCCCGGCACGACGATTCACGGCGCGCTGGTGCGCAACCACGGCTACGAAGGAAGCTACTCATCCGTATACAGGCTGCTTCAGCAGTTGAAGGCGGAGCTCACGCCGGACGTACCAATGCGGCTGGAGTTCAAACCTGCCGACGCCGCACAGGTTGATTTCGGCGCAGGTCCGACCATCACCGACGCGCATACCGGCGAGATCCACAAGACGTGGTTCTTCGTGATGACGCTGTGCTGGTCACGGCATCAGTACGTTGAATTTGTCCGCGACCAGAGTGTCGACACATGGTTACTGTGTCATCGCCATGCCTTCGAGTGGTTCAACGGCGTGGTCGCACGCGTCATCATCGACAATCCCAAGTGTGCCATCGTCAAGGCCTGTATCTACGAACCCGAAGTCCAGCGGGCCTACGCGCAATGCGCCGAAGGGTATTCGTTCAAGGTCGATCCTTGTCCGCCGAGGGACCCGGCTAAAAAAGGAATTGTCGAATCGGGCGTCAAATACGTGAAGTCGAGCTTCCTTCCTCTTCGCGAATTCCGTGATCTTGACGACGCCAACCGGCAAGCGCAAGCCTGGGTGATGCAGGAGGCCAGTACCCGCACGCATGGCACGACGCGCGAGGTGCCGCTCAAGCGTTTCGAAGATGTCGAACAGGCGCTGTTGCTGCCGCTTCCCGATGTGCAGCCCGAGCTGGCAACCTGGGCGCGCGTGAAGGTCCATCGCGACGCCCATGTGCAATTCCAGCGCGCCTACTATTCCGTGCCGTTCCGGCTTGCCGGTAAGGATCTGTGGCTCAAGGCAACCGCCACCATGGTGCAGCTCTACTACGAGCACGAACTGTCGGCATCGCATGTCCGGCAGACTGCGCCGGGAACGCGTAGCACGGTGGCCGATCACATGCCGCCAGCCGCACAGGCCTGGCAACTGCACGACACCCAATGGTGCCTCAGAGAAGCGCAGCGTATTGGGCCTTCCTGCCACGCGCTTGTTCACGCACTCTTCGGCGATCAGGTTCTCATCAAGCTGCGCGCCGTACAGGGCGTGCTGCGCTTCGCCCAGCAGTTCGGCGCGTCTCGCCTGGAGGCGGCCTGCCGTCGCGCGAATCATTTCGGCACGCCAAGCTACAAAGCCGTCAAGCTGATCCTGCAGAAAGGCCTCGACCAGAGCTGGCTGTCGACCGAACCCGCTGAATCGAGCGCGACCACCTACACCCACGGCGGGCGCTTCTGCCGCGATACCCAGACCCTCCTGATCCATTGA
- the istB gene encoding IS21-like element helper ATPase IstB: MNPIPELTSSLKQLRLSGILDTLEARNREAIDRKLAYTDFLTLLIQDEIARRDHRKLDARMRRANFRGQKTLEGFDFDRLPNLNRAVVHDLATCRFIDEKVSVLIAGPCGTGKSHLAQALGHAAARQGHDVLFMTQTRLLGALRNAQAVGSYERRFQALAKVPLLIIDDFGLKPMRTPEDEDFHDLIAERYERTSTVLTSNLDFTEWGDAFATNKMLGAATLDRLRHAAYRVVLDGESYRVPRPMPESNKSALAKGGKNKDS; encoded by the coding sequence ATGAATCCAATTCCCGAACTCACGTCTTCCCTCAAGCAATTGCGACTGTCCGGCATCCTGGACACGCTCGAAGCGCGCAACCGTGAAGCCATCGACCGTAAGCTCGCCTATACCGACTTCCTGACGTTGCTCATCCAGGACGAGATCGCACGGCGCGATCATCGAAAGCTCGACGCCCGCATGCGCCGCGCGAACTTCCGTGGCCAGAAGACACTGGAAGGTTTCGACTTCGACCGCCTGCCCAATCTCAATCGTGCTGTCGTCCATGATCTGGCGACCTGCCGCTTTATCGATGAGAAGGTCAGCGTGCTGATCGCCGGTCCATGCGGAACGGGCAAGTCGCATCTGGCGCAGGCACTGGGCCATGCCGCCGCCCGGCAAGGTCACGATGTCCTGTTCATGACCCAGACCCGGCTTCTCGGCGCGCTACGCAACGCGCAGGCCGTGGGCTCCTACGAACGGCGCTTCCAGGCGCTTGCCAAGGTGCCGCTGCTCATCATTGACGACTTTGGACTGAAACCCATGCGCACGCCCGAAGATGAAGACTTCCACGATCTGATCGCCGAACGGTACGAACGTACATCGACCGTCCTGACCAGCAATCTTGATTTTACGGAATGGGGGGACGCGTTCGCGACCAACAAGATGCTCGGCGCCGCAACGCTTGATCGCCTGCGACATGCCGCGTACCGCGTCGTGCTCGATGGCGAGAGCTACCGCGTTCCTCGTCCGATGCCCGAGAGCAACAAATCAGCACTTGCGAAAGGAGGTAAAAACAAGGATTCTTGA
- the tnpB gene encoding IS66 family insertion sequence element accessory protein TnpB (TnpB, as the term is used for proteins encoded by IS66 family insertion elements, is considered an accessory protein, since TnpC, encoded by a neighboring gene, is a DDE family transposase.): protein MRAGFNSLAAKVQTVLERDPFCGHVFVFRGKRGDLLKVLWWSGDGMCLLMKRLEKGRFVWPQADSGVICLSPAQLSMLL from the coding sequence ATGCGAGCCGGATTCAACAGTCTCGCCGCCAAGGTGCAGACTGTGCTTGAACGTGATCCGTTCTGCGGGCACGTCTTCGTGTTTCGCGGCAAACGCGGCGACCTGCTGAAGGTGTTGTGGTGGAGTGGCGATGGCATGTGCCTGCTGATGAAGCGACTCGAGAAGGGGCGCTTCGTATGGCCTCAGGCCGACAGCGGCGTTATCTGCCTGAGCCCGGCGCAATTGTCTATGCTGCTGTAA
- the tnpA gene encoding IS66-like element accessory protein TnpA, producing the protein MDNAAQSKRSKRPNFSVEFKRQIVEATLKPGASAALIAREHDVDANLLFKWRRHYLAGDFGMPDVPLPEAPALGWLPVAVAEPLPQATASQSSDSVGTYEVECGDVRLRLSADTPIATLIKIVRGLAR; encoded by the coding sequence GTGGACAACGCTGCGCAATCCAAACGATCCAAACGCCCCAATTTTTCGGTCGAGTTCAAACGGCAGATCGTTGAGGCGACACTCAAGCCGGGCGCATCGGCCGCGCTCATCGCTCGCGAGCATGACGTCGACGCCAATCTGCTGTTCAAATGGCGTCGTCATTATCTTGCAGGGGATTTCGGCATGCCCGACGTTCCGTTGCCAGAGGCACCTGCGCTCGGCTGGCTACCCGTGGCGGTGGCTGAGCCTTTGCCGCAAGCAACGGCGAGCCAATCGTCGGACAGTGTCGGCACCTATGAAGTCGAATGCGGTGACGTCCGGCTACGATTAAGCGCTGACACACCCATCGCAACCCTGATCAAGATTGTGCGGGGCCTTGCTCGATAA
- a CDS encoding AMP-binding protein produces MILKPTHEVAPALQQAYRDKGWWGTITFSEILEQRVREMPERIAFKDDYRAVSYAQLWSEVRRFAELLRRQGVGSGDVVTLQLPNRIEFPVVFFALELIGAVANKISPDLRAAELRYILTFSRSKAYVCAKQVKGFDHVAMLRGLRDDLPEPICVVCVDPVEGDDVISSAEALRDFPALSDKDRVRMDSDEIMRMCFTSGTTGNPKGVLHSFNTTLCAARFLNRDMYVTQDDVLLAYLPVALNWGYLTLLQSVMAGACTVLLERFSARAALARIASERVTYIPTAPAAIVAMLNAPELRDTDCSSLRVMVTGGASASLDMIKEFETAFPLARLIELYGMLETGFHSYTRLDDDPVRVIGTVGRCVDELEIGVLDDHGRLVEHGQTGELSARGPSVHLGYLDNAQANVESFTSDGWFRTGDLGEIVDGRGNIRISGRKKEIINRGGKKYFPREIEDLLYEHHVFLQIAIVGIPDARLGERNCLCAILKPGAQITLNEVIALLKDRVADYKLPEELVVMDEFPMTPSGKIRRAELLKQLSLRSG; encoded by the coding sequence ATGATACTAAAACCGACGCACGAAGTCGCTCCAGCGTTGCAGCAGGCTTACCGGGACAAAGGCTGGTGGGGCACGATTACATTCAGCGAGATTCTGGAACAGCGTGTTAGGGAAATGCCAGAGCGCATCGCGTTCAAGGATGACTATCGCGCGGTAAGCTACGCGCAATTGTGGTCCGAAGTGCGCCGCTTCGCCGAACTGCTGCGCCGCCAGGGCGTTGGTAGTGGCGATGTCGTCACGTTGCAGCTACCGAACCGTATCGAATTTCCGGTCGTTTTCTTCGCGCTGGAACTGATTGGCGCAGTCGCAAACAAGATCAGTCCGGACCTGCGAGCGGCGGAATTACGCTATATCCTTACGTTCTCGCGGTCCAAAGCGTATGTGTGCGCCAAGCAAGTCAAGGGCTTCGACCACGTCGCGATGCTGCGCGGATTGCGTGACGACTTGCCTGAGCCTATTTGTGTGGTGTGTGTCGATCCAGTCGAAGGCGACGATGTCATATCGTCTGCGGAAGCGCTTCGTGACTTTCCTGCGTTGAGCGACAAGGACCGCGTGCGCATGGATTCTGACGAAATCATGCGCATGTGCTTTACGTCCGGTACTACCGGAAATCCCAAAGGCGTGCTGCACAGCTTCAACACGACGTTATGTGCGGCACGTTTTCTCAACCGCGATATGTATGTGACGCAAGACGATGTTCTTCTAGCGTATTTGCCGGTCGCGCTGAATTGGGGTTATTTGACACTACTGCAATCGGTGATGGCTGGCGCATGTACTGTCCTGCTTGAACGTTTCTCGGCGCGCGCGGCGCTCGCACGCATCGCGTCAGAGCGAGTGACATACATTCCGACCGCGCCTGCCGCAATTGTTGCGATGCTTAACGCTCCGGAGTTGCGCGACACTGACTGCTCGTCCCTGCGCGTGATGGTGACCGGGGGGGCATCCGCATCGTTGGACATGATTAAGGAGTTCGAGACGGCTTTTCCGCTCGCGCGGCTGATTGAGCTCTACGGCATGCTTGAGACGGGCTTCCACTCATATACGCGGCTTGACGATGATCCAGTAAGGGTGATCGGGACGGTCGGTCGGTGCGTTGACGAACTCGAGATCGGTGTGCTCGACGATCACGGTAGACTGGTCGAACACGGACAGACCGGTGAGCTATCCGCGAGAGGGCCGTCGGTGCATCTCGGTTACCTGGACAACGCGCAGGCTAACGTCGAAAGCTTTACCAGCGATGGGTGGTTTCGCACAGGCGATCTTGGTGAAATCGTGGATGGGCGCGGTAATATCCGCATCTCCGGGCGGAAGAAGGAGATTATCAATCGCGGTGGCAAGAAGTATTTCCCGCGCGAAATTGAGGACCTACTGTACGAACACCACGTATTCCTGCAGATTGCAATCGTTGGAATTCCAGATGCGCGACTCGGAGAACGCAACTGCTTATGTGCAATCCTGAAACCCGGTGCACAGATTACTCTCAATGAGGTTATTGCGTTGTTGAAGGACCGCGTCGCTGACTATAAATTGCCGGAGGAACTTGTAGTTATGGACGAATTCCCAATGACGCCTAGCGGCAAGATCAGACGGGCTGAACTGCTTAAGCAACTATCTTTGCGTAGTGGATAG
- a CDS encoding glucose 1-dehydrogenase produces MNLELTGKVAIVGGGSQGIGFGIARTLAAEGAQVVISARREEDLKRAAYEIRELTGNAVTWIAADCRKAEDCERVATIARAEFGGIDILVNNDGAPPVGPVLSFDDAAWHRAVEQNLMYPVRMVRQVADSMKERGGGSILNITAISAIQPIRDLGLSVATWGGVIGYAKTLSMELAEFGINVNTICPGYIDTSRLRKVFAAGDEPDEAVRARLLQDVPLGRVGSVDDIANLVALLVSPRGAYITGTAIQVDGGLLRGVR; encoded by the coding sequence ATGAATCTTGAACTTACCGGCAAGGTAGCGATCGTTGGCGGAGGCAGCCAGGGCATCGGTTTTGGCATTGCGCGTACTCTCGCAGCAGAAGGTGCTCAGGTTGTGATATCTGCACGGCGCGAAGAAGATCTGAAGCGCGCGGCGTATGAGATCCGGGAGTTGACCGGTAACGCGGTTACGTGGATCGCCGCCGACTGCCGTAAGGCGGAAGACTGCGAACGCGTTGCGACGATCGCACGTGCGGAATTTGGCGGCATCGACATTCTTGTCAATAACGATGGCGCACCGCCAGTCGGCCCGGTGCTGTCGTTCGACGATGCCGCCTGGCATCGTGCTGTCGAACAGAATTTGATGTATCCCGTACGAATGGTGCGGCAGGTTGCTGACTCGATGAAGGAGCGCGGCGGCGGCAGCATTTTGAACATCACCGCAATCTCCGCGATCCAGCCGATCCGCGATCTTGGCCTCTCTGTCGCGACCTGGGGCGGTGTTATTGGCTATGCGAAGACGCTCTCAATGGAGCTCGCCGAGTTCGGCATCAACGTCAATACGATTTGTCCCGGCTATATCGACACGTCGCGTTTGCGAAAAGTATTCGCGGCCGGCGATGAACCGGACGAGGCGGTGCGCGCGCGACTGCTGCAGGATGTGCCATTAGGGCGGGTCGGGAGCGTTGATGACATCGCGAACCTTGTGGCGTTGCTTGTATCTCCACGCGGCGCTTACATTACCGGTACTGCGATTCAGGTCGACGGTGGCCTTCTGCGCGGTGTGCGCTAA
- a CDS encoding amidohydrolase family protein, giving the protein MKIVDMHSHWGTRRGYPLRSPEELAQQKKTWNSEPRYHSEQEMIQHFRNNDARVILDFGFTKYIPFEEIAPLHDYAFEVQRMGMDVIAGHWLHIDPVHGAAGVRELRRCIEAAPGFVGYAVSGSGSAPASDPVWFPFYDLCTQTNTPVLIFVGTTGLGAGLPGGGGILLDDCHPRHLDFVAARYPGLRIVAARPGWPWQTETIAVLMHKRNIWYELHGWSPKYFTPDLKHEISRRLRHRVMFGADYPLYSYERLRSDWQAEGYTHDVLEDVFHRNAERFFAGEEMK; this is encoded by the coding sequence ATGAAGATCGTCGATATGCATTCGCATTGGGGCACGCGACGTGGCTATCCGTTGCGTTCGCCGGAGGAACTGGCCCAGCAGAAAAAAACATGGAATTCAGAGCCGCGCTATCACTCTGAACAGGAAATGATCCAGCATTTTCGGAACAACGACGCGCGTGTGATTCTCGACTTCGGCTTCACGAAGTACATTCCGTTCGAAGAAATCGCGCCGTTGCACGACTACGCGTTCGAGGTTCAGCGAATGGGCATGGACGTAATCGCAGGGCATTGGCTGCATATCGATCCGGTTCACGGCGCGGCTGGTGTGCGCGAGCTGCGGCGTTGCATCGAGGCTGCACCGGGTTTCGTCGGATATGCGGTGTCGGGCTCGGGTTCTGCTCCGGCGAGCGATCCGGTGTGGTTTCCGTTTTACGACCTGTGCACGCAGACCAACACGCCGGTTTTGATTTTCGTCGGCACCACCGGTCTCGGTGCGGGATTACCCGGTGGCGGCGGCATTCTGCTCGACGACTGTCATCCGCGTCATCTTGATTTTGTCGCGGCGCGGTATCCAGGCTTGCGGATCGTGGCCGCGCGACCCGGCTGGCCGTGGCAGACCGAGACGATTGCGGTGCTTATGCACAAACGCAACATCTGGTACGAACTGCATGGCTGGTCGCCCAAATACTTCACGCCCGATCTGAAGCACGAGATCAGCCGACGGCTGCGCCATCGCGTGATGTTCGGCGCCGACTATCCGCTTTACAGCTACGAACGGTTGCGTAGTGACTGGCAGGCGGAGGGCTATACACACGACGTACTCGAAGACGTGTTCCATCGTAATGCCGAACGCTTTTTCGCAGGGGAGGAGATGAAATGA
- a CDS encoding TetR/AcrR family transcriptional regulator, whose translation MKTEASSDETTNPSPRKLRVRTVKTNTRDGALVQERRDVLIRAAIKVFIEKGFHEATVRDIGRVADMTQGTIYNYVKSKDDILYLVCDRIIAEYQLKVKQALDETADARTQVSAALRTVARIMYEHQDEIMLIYQNSHLLDNRSRKVILARVEEFIAMFENILAKASEQTRIDFGNLHIAANIVTFLPTMIALRRWSLRDRAKPEEVIETLSTFMARGLGFN comes from the coding sequence ATGAAAACTGAAGCCTCATCCGACGAAACGACTAACCCTTCGCCCCGCAAACTGCGGGTGCGCACCGTCAAGACCAATACACGCGACGGAGCGTTGGTTCAGGAGCGACGCGACGTACTGATTCGTGCCGCCATCAAGGTGTTTATTGAAAAAGGCTTTCATGAGGCCACCGTGCGCGACATTGGCCGCGTCGCCGACATGACGCAAGGCACCATCTATAACTACGTTAAATCGAAGGACGACATCCTTTATCTGGTCTGCGACAGGATCATCGCGGAATACCAACTGAAGGTGAAACAGGCGCTCGACGAGACGGCCGACGCGCGAACCCAGGTCTCCGCCGCGTTGCGCACCGTTGCGCGCATCATGTACGAACATCAGGATGAGATCATGCTTATCTACCAGAATAGCCATCTGCTAGACAATCGCTCCCGCAAGGTGATTCTTGCAAGAGTCGAAGAATTCATCGCGATGTTCGAAAACATCCTTGCCAAGGCCAGCGAACAGACCAGGATCGACTTTGGCAATCTGCATATCGCCGCGAACATCGTGACCTTTCTACCAACCATGATCGCGCTGCGCCGCTGGTCACTGCGCGATCGCGCAAAACCCGAGGAAGTGATCGAGACGCTCAGTACGTTCATGGCACGCGGACTTGGCTTTAATTAA
- a CDS encoding NAD(P)-dependent oxidoreductase has protein sequence MKIGFIGAGRMGHRMISNLLKGSHAVLVLDGARDARDRVASLGATLAMNLADLVTGQDIVITMLPTPDVSLSVYEGAGGLFSITPPETLLLECSTVDVKTIERLGEGARASGTQLIDAPLTGGIEGAALATLTFMVGGSEEQLEYARPALQSMGSRIVHAGRFGSGTKLKLVNNMICATNLMVASEALTLGLKLGLDAQPMYDVIANGTGASWVLNTYYPLPGVVDGAPSSRGFRMPTFPATGMAKDMRCALEAARSVEAVTPLHNVAESLLKLYCEHFDTTLDWTAVSTMFGSRRYFPDLPGAGMPAPEC, from the coding sequence ATGAAAATCGGGTTTATTGGTGCAGGACGCATGGGTCATCGAATGATCTCCAATCTGCTCAAAGGCAGTCACGCGGTGCTCGTTCTCGACGGTGCGCGAGACGCTCGTGATCGGGTCGCCTCACTTGGCGCGACGCTCGCGATGAATCTCGCAGATCTGGTCACCGGACAGGACATCGTCATCACGATGCTTCCAACCCCCGATGTATCGCTTTCCGTATACGAGGGCGCTGGTGGGCTTTTCTCGATCACACCACCTGAAACGCTCCTTCTCGAATGTTCGACGGTCGATGTCAAAACGATTGAACGGCTCGGTGAGGGCGCGCGTGCGAGCGGCACGCAGTTGATCGATGCGCCATTGACGGGGGGCATCGAAGGGGCGGCGCTGGCCACGTTAACTTTCATGGTTGGCGGCAGTGAAGAACAGCTTGAGTACGCCAGACCCGCCTTGCAGTCAATGGGTTCGCGCATCGTACATGCTGGTCGGTTTGGCAGCGGCACGAAGCTCAAGCTAGTGAACAATATGATCTGTGCGACCAATCTTATGGTCGCGTCAGAGGCTTTGACGCTGGGTCTGAAGCTCGGTCTCGACGCGCAGCCGATGTACGACGTGATCGCGAATGGCACTGGTGCGAGCTGGGTGTTGAATACTTACTATCCGCTGCCTGGTGTGGTGGACGGAGCGCCGTCAAGCAGAGGTTTTCGGATGCCGACGTTTCCGGCGACCGGGATGGCGAAAGACATGCGCTGCGCGTTGGAGGCGGCGCGCAGTGTCGAAGCGGTTACACCGCTACACAACGTTGCCGAAAGTTTGCTGAAGCTGTATTGCGAGCACTTTGACACGACGCTCGACTGGACTGCTGTATCAACTATGTTCGGTTCGCGGCGGTATTTCCCTGATTTGCCGGGTGCGGGCATGCCCGCACCCGAGTGTTAA
- a CDS encoding AMP-binding protein, whose product MPSQPDPVWWPTATDVSNAQVTSLIRALGLRDYDELYAYSIANPGEYWHRLMVWLGIRWQAPYSAYVDLSDGKPFPQWFPGGKLNWVDSIFECEADKERLQRIALIAEDESGRVTQRTYAELREDVQSFAAGLMTSKLGPGDCVGLLMESSVESVVTYLALSYIGAIAVPLFSGFGADAIVARLQGCDAKGLVATAGFMRRGKPVLTRDAIESSIPALPSLEVLVVKPMRGSQGSVHAGALDWYDVLAAGRAEPLDHAVPAEANTPCMIVYTSGTTGKPKGTVHTHGGFPLKIAHDAAVYFNLGAGDRWLWPADMGWVAGPITIAGAFLRGATLVCYDGAPNCPDWSRLPQLIRRYAVTHFGASPTLIRTLSAHESSIAPDDLSSVRLAITAGEVIDSESFRWYGERFACPVINFTGGSEVSGGLLGNVVVKPIVPGGFNAIAPGIRVDVRGADGKQVRGEVGELAVLEPFVGMTRSFWKNPERYLDTYWRNVPDVWIHGDLAIQFDDHAFVLCGRSDDTLKIAGKRVGPSEIEDVIVEIAEVAEAAAVGISDPVKGQRLVVFVVADKERCTVAFREQIVDMVSRRLGKPFAPSQVYVVGELPKTRSGKIMRRLIKRAYEGQPLGDTASLENPWAIEMIREVMKLPIEPA is encoded by the coding sequence ATGCCTTCACAACCCGATCCTGTGTGGTGGCCGACCGCCACCGATGTATCGAACGCTCAGGTGACTTCGCTGATCAGGGCGCTCGGGCTACGCGATTATGACGAGCTTTACGCGTACTCCATTGCAAATCCCGGCGAGTATTGGCACCGGCTGATGGTATGGCTCGGCATCCGCTGGCAGGCTCCATATTCGGCGTACGTTGATCTATCTGACGGAAAGCCATTTCCACAATGGTTCCCGGGCGGCAAGCTAAATTGGGTCGACAGCATTTTCGAGTGTGAAGCGGATAAGGAGCGTTTGCAGCGTATCGCGTTGATTGCGGAAGACGAAAGCGGCCGCGTGACGCAGCGTACCTATGCCGAGTTGCGAGAAGACGTTCAGTCCTTCGCGGCGGGCTTGATGACATCGAAGTTGGGCCCGGGAGATTGCGTTGGGCTGTTGATGGAAAGCAGTGTCGAATCGGTCGTGACCTATCTTGCTCTTTCTTATATTGGCGCGATCGCTGTGCCACTGTTTTCTGGCTTTGGCGCAGATGCGATCGTGGCGCGCCTGCAAGGGTGCGATGCGAAGGGGCTTGTCGCGACGGCAGGATTCATGCGGCGTGGCAAACCGGTTTTGACGCGCGACGCGATCGAATCGAGCATTCCAGCGTTGCCTTCGCTGGAAGTTCTGGTGGTAAAACCAATGCGCGGATCTCAAGGGAGCGTGCATGCGGGCGCGCTGGACTGGTATGACGTCCTCGCCGCAGGTCGCGCTGAACCGCTTGATCACGCTGTTCCGGCCGAGGCCAACACGCCATGCATGATCGTCTACACGTCTGGCACGACTGGCAAGCCTAAAGGCACTGTGCATACGCATGGCGGCTTTCCGCTGAAGATTGCGCATGACGCAGCGGTGTACTTTAACCTCGGTGCGGGTGACAGGTGGCTATGGCCGGCCGATATGGGCTGGGTTGCCGGGCCCATCACGATCGCGGGCGCCTTTCTGCGTGGCGCGACCCTCGTCTGTTACGACGGTGCGCCAAACTGTCCCGACTGGTCTCGTCTGCCGCAACTGATCCGTCGTTACGCTGTAACTCACTTCGGGGCATCGCCAACGCTGATTCGAACGCTCTCTGCACATGAGTCTTCGATCGCACCGGACGATCTCTCGTCTGTACGTCTCGCCATCACCGCGGGCGAGGTGATCGATTCAGAGAGTTTTCGCTGGTACGGCGAGCGTTTTGCCTGCCCGGTAATCAATTTCACTGGCGGTTCGGAAGTGTCGGGCGGCCTGCTTGGGAACGTCGTTGTCAAGCCGATCGTGCCGGGAGGCTTTAATGCAATTGCACCGGGCATCCGTGTCGATGTTCGAGGCGCTGACGGCAAGCAGGTACGGGGTGAAGTTGGCGAGCTTGCTGTACTCGAGCCGTTCGTCGGTATGACACGTTCGTTCTGGAAAAACCCTGAGCGGTATCTTGATACGTATTGGCGCAATGTGCCTGATGTCTGGATCCACGGCGATCTCGCAATCCAGTTTGACGATCACGCGTTTGTACTATGCGGCCGGTCGGACGACACGCTAAAGATTGCCGGCAAGCGAGTCGGGCCGTCGGAAATCGAAGACGTCATCGTTGAGATTGCTGAAGTCGCCGAAGCGGCTGCGGTTGGCATAAGTGATCCGGTCAAAGGTCAGCGACTGGTTGTCTTCGTGGTGGCTGACAAGGAGCGCTGTACGGTGGCATTCCGTGAGCAGATCGTAGACATGGTGTCGCGCAGACTCGGCAAGCCATTTGCACCGTCGCAAGTGTATGTAGTCGGCGAACTGCCGAAGACGCGCAGCGGCAAGATTATGCGACGTCTGATCAAGCGGGCATACGAAGGGCAGCCGCTTGGCGACACGGCCTCACTTGAGAACCCTTGGGCAATCGAGATGATTCGCGAAGTAATGAAATTGCCTATAGAACCCGCATGA
- a CDS encoding ABC transporter ATP-binding protein, with the protein MKTDTDITTLLEVRGLQVRYGGVTAVDGIDLDLPRGSVVALIGSNGAGKTSVMNAVMNLKAGCAGTRRFDGEDIASLRTDQIVERGVALVPEGRRLFPHMTVRENLAMGAYLRRNRDGIQRDMERVLDVFPALTAKLRQPAMSLSGGQQQMVAIGRALMSSPRLLLLDEPTIGLAPAVVQLIGDTIQLINREGVNVLLVEQNASVALNLSSYAYVIERGSVVMHGLSAELKNDRRVHAAYLGL; encoded by the coding sequence ATGAAGACCGACACCGACATCACAACATTACTCGAGGTGCGTGGGTTGCAAGTCCGCTACGGCGGAGTGACTGCGGTAGACGGCATCGATCTGGATCTGCCGCGCGGCAGCGTCGTCGCTTTGATCGGTTCGAACGGTGCTGGCAAGACTTCGGTGATGAACGCCGTCATGAATCTCAAGGCGGGGTGTGCCGGAACACGGCGCTTTGATGGTGAGGACATTGCGTCGCTACGCACGGATCAGATCGTCGAACGCGGTGTCGCACTGGTGCCAGAAGGGCGGCGCTTGTTCCCCCACATGACGGTGCGCGAGAACCTCGCGATGGGCGCCTATCTGCGCCGGAATCGCGACGGAATTCAGCGGGACATGGAACGGGTACTCGATGTCTTTCCGGCGCTGACCGCGAAACTCAGGCAACCGGCGATGTCGCTTAGCGGCGGCCAGCAGCAGATGGTTGCTATCGGGCGCGCGCTGATGTCGTCGCCGCGGCTACTGTTGCTCGATGAACCCACAATCGGCCTGGCGCCAGCAGTCGTGCAATTGATCGGCGACACGATCCAGCTCATCAATCGGGAAGGCGTCAATGTTCTCCTTGTTGAGCAGAATGCGTCGGTCGCGCTGAATCTGTCGAGCTACGCATACGTGATTGAGCGCGGTTCGGTGGTGATGCATGGACTTTCCGCCGAGCTGAAAAACGACAGACGCGTCCACGCGGCATATCTGGGACTTTGA